One Micromonospora sp. FIMYZ51 genomic window carries:
- a CDS encoding ATP-grasp domain-containing protein, whose translation MGHVLLVESWVGAMSTLLPRAIREAGHGFTFLTRNLHHYLRQGVGEGVHPLLTADNVITCETNDLDILLPQVQRLHEVLRFDGVITSCDYYLGTAAQLAAHLGLPGARPEAVECAYRKDSARQRMQAAGLPGPAFAITEDWPGTEAAARRLGFPLVIKPVDLCAGMFVRLVADRTQLREAFDALDEYPVNARGQRRSPLVLLEEVLVGPEVSVETVTVDGATTVLGVTDKSLAGEPWFVETGHMFPAALDAATVTAVCDMAVAALAAVGFDRGVAHTELRLTAAGPRVVEINPRPAGNQITELVRRTTGVDLPMVYAQLALGEQPDIALADTGVRSAAISFLLPPRAGTVAGIDGSAALTAAPDVVDWAVKPAGHRTGDAVSNNNYLGHVMTVDTAGLGARARAEELVAGLSVRYADDMAGALA comes from the coding sequence GTGGGGCATGTGTTGTTGGTCGAGAGCTGGGTCGGTGCGATGAGCACCCTGCTGCCTCGGGCGATCCGGGAGGCAGGGCATGGGTTCACGTTCTTGACCAGGAACCTGCATCACTACCTGCGCCAGGGCGTCGGCGAAGGGGTGCACCCGTTGCTCACCGCGGATAACGTGATCACTTGCGAGACCAACGACCTGGATATCCTGCTGCCCCAGGTCCAGCGGCTGCACGAGGTTCTGCGGTTCGACGGGGTCATCACGTCGTGTGACTACTACCTCGGCACGGCAGCTCAGTTGGCCGCACATCTGGGTCTGCCGGGTGCGCGGCCGGAAGCCGTGGAGTGTGCCTACCGCAAGGACTCGGCGCGGCAGCGGATGCAGGCGGCCGGCCTGCCCGGTCCGGCGTTCGCGATCACCGAGGACTGGCCGGGTACCGAGGCCGCCGCGCGCAGGCTGGGCTTCCCACTGGTCATCAAGCCGGTCGACCTCTGCGCGGGGATGTTCGTCCGGCTGGTGGCCGACAGGACACAACTGCGCGAGGCGTTCGATGCCCTCGACGAGTACCCGGTCAATGCCCGTGGCCAGCGGCGCTCGCCGCTGGTGCTGCTGGAAGAGGTTCTGGTCGGGCCGGAGGTCAGCGTCGAGACCGTCACCGTCGATGGGGCGACGACAGTGCTCGGCGTGACGGACAAGAGCTTGGCCGGTGAGCCGTGGTTCGTGGAGACAGGGCACATGTTCCCCGCCGCGCTCGATGCCGCGACGGTCACCGCGGTGTGTGACATGGCGGTCGCAGCCCTCGCCGCGGTCGGGTTCGACCGAGGGGTGGCGCACACCGAGCTGCGGCTGACGGCAGCCGGGCCGCGGGTGGTGGAGATCAACCCGCGCCCGGCGGGTAACCAGATCACCGAGTTGGTGCGGCGGACGACCGGGGTGGACTTGCCCATGGTGTACGCCCAACTCGCCCTGGGGGAGCAGCCGGACATCGCGCTGGCCGACACGGGCGTACGCAGCGCGGCCATCTCGTTCCTGCTTCCGCCCCGCGCCGGAACCGTTGCCGGGATCGACGGTTCGGCCGCGCTCACCGCGGCTCCCGACGTGGTGGACTGGGCGGTGAAGCCCGCCGGGCACCGCACCGGCGACGCGGTGAGCAACAACAACTACCTCGGCCATGTCATGACGGTGGACACCGCAGGGCTGGGCGCCCGGGCCCGGGCCGAGGAACTGGTTGCCGGGTTGAGCGTCCGGTACGCCGACGACATGGCGGGGGCCCTCGCGTGA
- a CDS encoding MFS transporter, with protein MNTWVTLRGFPLSIRLLVVNQLGVNIGFYLLVPYLAGYLADDVGLSVAVIGVVLGVRNLSQQGLFLLGGSAADRLGARSVIIAGCALRAVGFGLFALSTSLPILLAASILSGLAGALFNPAVRTYVAQAAADRRAEAFALFNVFASAGALLGPLLGSALLLVDFRVAALAAAAVFAALTVAQAIWLPAQPVTSTEATVWQDWRTGITDRRFLAFSVALAGMFALQTQLYLILPMQAEHVTGQPVAVAVLFIVSTVVTLALQMPLTGWLKGRLSRGASIAVGMAVMGAGFLVPLLRVESAPPVLRLVPVLAAAVLLTLGVMIAQPFVLELIPAFAGHGLTGTYFGLFYLVSGILAAGCTAAVGAAVGASAGAGVPAAAWLLTAGVGVASAGAVWLLRRGGLLTPAPAPVSAGVS; from the coding sequence ATGAACACCTGGGTCACCCTGCGCGGCTTCCCGCTGTCCATCCGGCTGCTGGTGGTCAACCAACTCGGCGTCAACATCGGCTTCTACCTGCTGGTGCCCTATCTCGCCGGCTACCTGGCCGACGACGTGGGTCTGTCGGTCGCCGTGATCGGCGTCGTGCTCGGCGTACGCAACCTCAGCCAGCAGGGCCTGTTCCTCCTGGGCGGCTCGGCCGCCGACCGGCTCGGCGCCCGCAGCGTCATCATCGCCGGCTGCGCCCTGCGCGCCGTCGGCTTCGGACTGTTCGCCCTCAGCACGTCATTGCCGATACTGCTTGCCGCGTCGATCCTGTCCGGGCTGGCCGGGGCGCTGTTCAACCCGGCCGTGCGCACCTACGTGGCGCAGGCCGCTGCCGACCGGCGGGCCGAGGCGTTCGCGTTGTTCAACGTGTTCGCCAGCGCCGGCGCGCTGCTCGGGCCACTGCTCGGCTCCGCCCTGCTGCTGGTCGACTTCCGGGTGGCCGCGCTGGCCGCCGCTGCCGTGTTCGCCGCGCTCACCGTGGCGCAGGCGATCTGGTTGCCCGCCCAACCGGTCACCTCCACCGAGGCAACCGTCTGGCAGGACTGGCGTACCGGCATCACCGACCGTCGCTTCCTGGCCTTCAGCGTGGCGCTGGCCGGCATGTTCGCGTTGCAGACCCAGCTGTACCTGATCCTGCCGATGCAGGCGGAACACGTCACCGGACAGCCCGTGGCGGTCGCCGTGTTGTTCATCGTCTCCACCGTCGTGACGCTCGCCCTGCAAATGCCCCTGACCGGCTGGCTGAAGGGGCGCTTGAGCCGCGGCGCGAGCATCGCCGTAGGTATGGCTGTCATGGGAGCCGGTTTCCTGGTGCCGCTGCTGCGCGTGGAATCGGCGCCACCGGTGCTGCGCCTGGTGCCCGTGCTGGCCGCTGCGGTCCTGCTCACTCTCGGGGTGATGATCGCCCAACCCTTCGTGCTGGAGCTGATCCCCGCCTTCGCCGGGCACGGGCTGACCGGCACCTACTTCGGCCTGTTCTACCTGGTGTCCGGGATTCTCGCCGCCGGCTGCACCGCCGCCGTCGGCGCGGCGGTGGGCGCCTCCGCAGGCGCGGGCGTGCCCGCGGCGGCATGGCTGCTCACTGCCGGCGTCGGGGTGGCGTCGGCTGGTGCGGTGTGGCTGCTGCGCCGCGGTGGCCTGCTCACCCCCGCCCCGGCCCCGGTGTCGGCGGGTGTGTCATGA
- a CDS encoding YdeI/OmpD-associated family protein — protein MGSAELDELIVADAEALRAWLSDHHATSPGVWLALTRKGGTVTTLTWQQAVDEALCVGWIDGQARKRDQESSWIRFTPRRPRSAWSQRNVAHVARLEAQGRMLPAGRVAVEAAKADGRWAAAYAPPSEAEVPADLLAAISADPAAQAMFDVLTKTNRFALIHRLNAVKRAETRERKIGEFVAMLVRHETIHPQKAKPPQSP, from the coding sequence ATGGGCAGCGCCGAACTGGATGAATTGATCGTCGCGGACGCCGAGGCACTGCGCGCGTGGTTGTCGGACCACCACGCCACATCGCCGGGTGTCTGGCTCGCCCTGACCAGGAAGGGCGGCACGGTCACCACGCTGACCTGGCAACAGGCGGTCGACGAGGCGCTGTGCGTCGGCTGGATCGACGGGCAGGCCCGGAAACGAGATCAGGAGTCCTCCTGGATCCGGTTCACCCCGCGCCGGCCGCGCAGTGCCTGGTCGCAACGGAATGTCGCGCACGTGGCCCGACTGGAGGCGCAGGGGCGGATGCTGCCGGCGGGCCGCGTCGCGGTGGAGGCGGCGAAGGCGGACGGGCGGTGGGCGGCTGCCTATGCTCCGCCCTCGGAAGCCGAGGTGCCGGCCGACCTGCTCGCCGCCATCTCCGCCGATCCCGCCGCCCAGGCCATGTTCGACGTGCTCACCAAGACCAACCGGTTCGCCCTCATCCATCGACTCAACGCGGTGAAACGGGCGGAGACCCGGGAGCGGAAGATCGGCGAATTCGTCGCCATGCTGGTCCGGCACGAGACGATCCACCCGCAGAAGGCGAAGCCGCCGCAGTCGCCGTGA
- a CDS encoding DUF364 domain-containing protein codes for MTTPTPVKTGEPFTSVTDLIEAVRAARFGPDPADEKISVAFTTRQGARHAGRVRGYRNHVLSLRMGATVGSCAVEPDELTDDVAYDCVGRSVAELLTHPVPAARVAALDAYLAAIRPHVHGAHDTVTIPAGTSLAKSTVRAAAVVELIPVVPGQSVLVVGVVNSLLEQLRRRGVSYLPCDLAGGSTEWGEPCLPDATALLERCDALLVSGMTLSNGTFEPLLRHARATGKPMVAFAQTGSAVLPCFLGSGLSAVSAEPYPFFWLDGGPTTLYRYRAAAGAPC; via the coding sequence GTGACGACGCCGACGCCGGTCAAGACCGGTGAGCCGTTCACGTCGGTGACAGATCTGATCGAGGCCGTCCGCGCTGCCCGTTTCGGGCCCGACCCGGCCGATGAAAAGATCAGCGTCGCGTTCACCACCCGGCAAGGTGCCCGGCACGCCGGGCGTGTCCGCGGCTACCGCAACCACGTGCTGAGCCTTCGGATGGGCGCCACCGTCGGTTCGTGCGCGGTCGAGCCCGATGAGCTGACCGACGATGTCGCCTACGACTGTGTGGGGCGCAGCGTCGCAGAACTACTCACCCACCCGGTGCCGGCGGCCCGCGTCGCGGCTCTCGACGCCTACCTCGCGGCGATCCGCCCACACGTGCACGGCGCCCACGACACGGTGACGATCCCCGCAGGCACCTCGCTTGCCAAGTCGACCGTCCGGGCCGCGGCGGTGGTGGAGCTGATACCGGTCGTCCCGGGGCAGAGCGTCCTGGTCGTCGGTGTGGTGAACTCCCTGCTCGAACAGCTGCGCCGCCGTGGCGTCAGCTACCTGCCCTGCGATCTGGCGGGCGGCAGCACCGAGTGGGGCGAGCCGTGCCTACCCGACGCCACTGCCCTGCTGGAGCGCTGCGACGCCCTGCTGGTGTCCGGCATGACCCTGAGCAACGGCACGTTCGAGCCGCTGCTGCGGCACGCCCGCGCGACCGGCAAGCCGATGGTGGCCTTCGCGCAGACCGGCAGCGCCGTCCTACCGTGCTTCCTCGGTTCAGGACTGAGCGCCGTGTCCGCCGAGCCGTACCCATTCTTCTGGCTCGACGGCGGACCGACGACGCTCTACCGCTACCGTGCCGCCGCCGGAGCGCCGTGCTGA
- a CDS encoding PLP-dependent cysteine synthase family protein, with product MLTASAPATCAPHLLGLLGRSPVALIDTPLPHPHRGFHAKVEYLSPGGMKARAAVAMLRAARLRGELRPGATVVESTSGTLGIGLAFAGQALGHPVVLVVDREIERPMRALLTAYGAAVEEVDQPHPVGGWQQARLDRLHEVLARIPGAYWPDQYHNPDNATGYRTLAEELTGQVEAVDVLVCSVGTGGHSAGLARALRRHWPGMRLVGVDTVGSTIFGQPARPRLMRGLGSSIFPRNVDYAAFDEVHWVGAVEAVDTCRRLARSAFVTGGWSTGAVARVAAWISRMQPDARVVTIFPDGPYRYLDSIFDDAFCATHGLFSPAPGHPIEIPYPNAVEVTRWSRCRTVLDPLRRLAVPA from the coding sequence GTGCTGACCGCCTCCGCGCCGGCCACGTGCGCACCGCACCTGCTGGGGTTGCTGGGGCGCTCCCCGGTGGCGCTCATCGACACCCCGCTGCCGCACCCGCACCGCGGCTTCCACGCCAAGGTGGAATACCTGAGCCCAGGCGGCATGAAAGCACGGGCCGCCGTGGCCATGCTGCGGGCCGCCCGGCTGCGCGGCGAGCTTCGGCCGGGAGCCACCGTGGTGGAGTCCACCAGCGGCACGCTCGGGATCGGGCTGGCGTTCGCCGGGCAGGCCCTGGGCCACCCGGTCGTCCTCGTGGTGGACCGCGAGATCGAACGACCGATGCGGGCGCTGCTGACCGCCTACGGGGCGGCGGTCGAGGAGGTCGATCAGCCGCATCCGGTCGGCGGATGGCAGCAGGCCCGCCTGGACCGGCTGCACGAGGTACTGGCGCGCATCCCCGGCGCCTACTGGCCCGACCAGTACCACAACCCGGACAACGCCACCGGCTACCGCACCCTCGCCGAGGAACTGACCGGACAGGTCGAGGCTGTGGACGTGCTGGTGTGCAGCGTCGGCACCGGTGGGCACAGTGCCGGCCTGGCCCGGGCACTCAGGCGGCACTGGCCCGGGATGCGGCTCGTCGGCGTCGACACCGTCGGCTCGACCATCTTCGGCCAGCCCGCGAGGCCGCGGCTCATGCGCGGGTTGGGCAGCAGCATCTTCCCCCGCAACGTCGACTACGCCGCCTTCGACGAGGTGCACTGGGTCGGTGCGGTGGAGGCGGTGGACACCTGCCGCCGGCTCGCGCGTTCGGCGTTCGTCACCGGCGGCTGGAGCACCGGCGCCGTCGCCCGGGTCGCCGCGTGGATCAGCCGCATGCAGCCCGATGCTCGGGTGGTCACGATCTTCCCGGACGGTCCGTACCGCTACCTCGACTCGATCTTCGACGACGCGTTCTGCGCCACCCACGGGCTGTTCTCCCCGGCTCCGGGCCATCCGATCGAGATTCCGTACCCGAACGCCGTCGAGGTGACCCGGTGGAGTCGCTGCCGAACCGTCCTCGACCCGCTGCGCCGCCTGGCGGTGCCGGCATGA
- a CDS encoding enolase C-terminal domain-like protein → MRLGWRTYPLRLREPLRISRSVMPGRDAVQVDLSHDGVTGHGEVVTSVYFGLDLAAIVDSLTRLRYRVRGYAEPEALLADLPALAAELPTGVLAALDAAVHDLLGRRAGMPVHQWLGRPACSPTPTAYTIGLVAPDHAATTARALARRGFRLIKVKCGDAADPARIAAVRAAMPHARLVLDPNGAWTPEQTVRLLDAVRPHGIDAVEQPIPPGTPQLLAWISARTDVPVIADEDAATVAHLDALAGTVAGINIKIAKCGGIHAAQQIAAAASAYGMDLMLGCLVASSLGIAPAVHLTGDARWIDLDGHLLLADDPWTGIGGHDGILRLTDEPGLGVRAAR, encoded by the coding sequence ATGAGGCTCGGCTGGCGCACCTATCCGCTGCGGCTACGCGAGCCGCTGCGTATCTCCCGCTCGGTGATGCCAGGCCGCGACGCCGTCCAGGTCGACCTGTCCCATGACGGTGTCACCGGTCACGGCGAGGTCGTCACGAGCGTCTACTTCGGCCTCGACCTGGCCGCCATCGTCGATTCCCTGACCAGGCTCAGATACCGAGTGCGCGGCTATGCCGAACCCGAGGCGCTGCTCGCGGACCTGCCTGCGCTCGCTGCTGAGCTGCCCACCGGTGTGCTGGCGGCACTGGACGCCGCCGTCCACGACCTGCTAGGCCGTCGAGCCGGGATGCCCGTGCATCAGTGGCTCGGCCGGCCCGCCTGCTCACCGACGCCCACCGCCTACACCATCGGCCTCGTCGCGCCTGACCACGCTGCCACCACCGCTCGGGCACTGGCCCGGCGCGGCTTCCGGCTAATCAAAGTCAAGTGCGGGGACGCCGCGGATCCGGCCAGAATCGCAGCCGTACGTGCCGCCATGCCGCATGCCCGGCTCGTACTCGACCCCAACGGAGCCTGGACACCCGAACAGACCGTACGGCTGCTCGACGCGGTGCGCCCGCACGGCATCGACGCCGTCGAACAACCCATCCCGCCCGGAACACCGCAGCTGCTTGCCTGGATCAGCGCACGCACCGACGTGCCGGTCATCGCCGACGAGGATGCCGCCACGGTGGCGCACCTCGACGCCCTCGCGGGCACGGTCGCCGGCATCAACATCAAGATCGCGAAGTGCGGGGGTATCCACGCCGCGCAGCAGATCGCCGCCGCGGCCAGCGCCTACGGCATGGATCTCATGCTGGGTTGCCTGGTGGCAAGCTCGCTGGGGATCGCGCCAGCGGTGCACCTCACCGGCGACGCCCGCTGGATCGACCTGGACGGACACCTGCTGCTCGCCGACGATCCGTGGACCGGCATCGGCGGCCACGACGGCATCCTGCGGCTGACCGACGAACCCGGACTCGGCGTGCGGGCGGCCCGATGA
- a CDS encoding class I SAM-dependent methyltransferase → MNGENLLTDNPELYEQQFPDPGRVAARFVDDVVRRFADRTVAGPRLLDVGCGTGRDAGHLATLGYTATGLDTSVPMLTYARRRHPGVRFFRADMRTFELTDRFDVVTCLDSALLYCHRNADLTAFLQRCYRHLRPGGLLLAEMRNGAFFLGNTELLDGTRTRTVTWRDVTYTSITRLWIDHREQLLRRERVWTWPACPQPLVQTSAWRLLFPAELRHLLDTAGFDVVALFDSPGPRTDPPWHPAAVLSSVLSGDRLHLVARRRNDAA, encoded by the coding sequence ATGAATGGAGAGAACCTCCTCACCGACAACCCGGAGCTGTACGAACAGCAGTTCCCCGATCCGGGTCGCGTCGCTGCTCGGTTCGTCGACGACGTCGTACGCCGATTTGCCGACCGGACCGTCGCCGGGCCCCGGCTGCTCGACGTCGGTTGTGGCACCGGCCGCGACGCCGGGCACCTCGCCACCCTCGGCTACACCGCCACCGGGCTGGACACGTCGGTGCCGATGCTGACCTACGCGCGGCGCCGCCACCCTGGGGTCCGGTTCTTTCGCGCCGACATGCGCACCTTCGAGCTGACCGACCGCTTCGACGTTGTCACCTGCCTGGACAGCGCGCTGCTGTACTGCCACCGCAACGCCGACCTGACCGCGTTCCTCCAGCGCTGCTACCGGCACCTACGTCCCGGTGGACTACTGCTTGCGGAAATGCGCAACGGTGCGTTCTTCCTCGGCAACACCGAACTACTTGACGGCACTCGCACCCGCACCGTGACCTGGCGCGACGTCACGTACACCTCAATCACCAGGCTCTGGATCGACCACCGCGAGCAGCTGCTGCGCCGCGAGCGCGTCTGGACCTGGCCGGCCTGCCCGCAACCGCTGGTGCAGACCTCGGCTTGGCGGCTGCTGTTCCCCGCCGAGCTGCGGCACCTGCTCGACACCGCCGGGTTCGACGTCGTGGCCCTGTTCGACAGCCCCGGCCCACGTACCGACCCGCCCTGGCATCCCGCAGCCGTGCTGTCGAGCGTCCTGTCCGGTGACCGCCTGCACCTGGTCGCCCGCCGCCGCAACGACGCGGCGTAA